One genomic region from Bradyrhizobium icense encodes:
- a CDS encoding transglycosylase domain-containing protein: MRQIVPPDMKQKIRNFFLDLDARIDSTLFSSGKGLRELYERYSTFMDRFYVGRWKRWVFIEPFSEAATIGLGGLIVMLALAIPAFRETADDDWLKKSDLAVQFLDRYGNPIGNRGIKHNDSIPLEDFPDNLIKATLATEDRRFYDHFGIDIPGTARALVTNAQAGGVRQGGSSITQQLAKNLFLSNERTIERKVKEAFLAIWLETRLTKNEILKLYLDRAYMGGGTFGVDGAAHFYFNKSARDVTLAESAMLAGLFKAPTKYAPHINLPAARARANIVLDNLVDAGFMTEGQVFGARRNPAFAVDRRDENSPNYYLDYAFEEMRKLVDTFPKSYTERVFVVRTAIDMNVQRAAEEAVENQLRQFGRDYHATQAATVVADLDGGVRAMVGGRDYGSSQFNRATDAYRQPGSSFKPYVYATALLNGYKPSSIVVDGPVCIGNWCPQNYGHNYSGSVTLTQAITRSINVVPVKLSIALGGKVANPAKAGRAKITEVARRFGLTAPLPDTPSMPIGSDEVTVLEHAVAYATFPNKGKAAKPHAVLEVRTGSGDLVWRFDRDGKKPVQAIPASVAADMSEMMSHVVSEGTARRAAIDGIPTAGKTGTTNAYRDAWFVGFTGNFTCAVWYGNDDYSPTNRMTGGSLPAQTWRDIMVVAHQGVEVKEIPGFGMGTKLPQPALSASAAANGAARVLETKPGPPPVLTKRGADILVRVEKLLDEAGKAVGKTSSNDQRQPSKPVTSGALAFPENYVAAAGEQAPPERKN; encoded by the coding sequence GTGCGCCAGATCGTACCTCCAGACATGAAGCAGAAGATCCGGAACTTCTTTCTGGATCTGGACGCGCGCATCGACTCGACGCTGTTCTCGTCGGGCAAGGGCCTGCGCGAGCTCTACGAGCGCTACTCCACCTTCATGGACCGCTTCTATGTCGGCCGCTGGAAGCGCTGGGTGTTCATTGAACCGTTTTCGGAAGCCGCCACCATCGGCCTCGGCGGGCTGATCGTGATGTTGGCGCTGGCGATCCCTGCGTTTCGCGAGACCGCCGACGACGACTGGCTGAAGAAATCCGATCTCGCAGTGCAGTTCCTCGACCGCTACGGCAATCCGATCGGCAACCGCGGTATCAAACATAACGACTCGATCCCTCTGGAAGATTTTCCGGACAATCTGATCAAGGCGACGCTGGCGACCGAGGACCGCCGCTTCTATGACCATTTCGGCATCGACATCCCCGGTACCGCCCGCGCGCTCGTGACCAACGCGCAGGCCGGCGGCGTGCGCCAGGGCGGTTCGTCGATCACGCAGCAATTGGCGAAGAACCTGTTTCTGAGCAACGAGCGCACCATCGAGCGCAAGGTGAAGGAAGCTTTCCTTGCGATTTGGCTCGAGACGCGGCTAACCAAGAACGAAATTCTGAAGCTATATCTGGACCGCGCCTATATGGGCGGCGGCACATTCGGCGTCGACGGCGCGGCGCATTTCTACTTCAACAAGTCGGCGCGCGACGTCACCCTGGCGGAATCGGCGATGCTGGCCGGGCTGTTCAAGGCGCCGACCAAATACGCCCCGCACATCAACCTGCCCGCCGCCCGCGCCCGCGCCAACATCGTGCTCGACAACCTCGTCGATGCCGGCTTCATGACCGAAGGCCAGGTGTTCGGCGCCCGGCGCAACCCGGCCTTCGCCGTCGACCGCCGCGACGAAAACTCGCCGAACTACTATCTCGACTATGCTTTTGAGGAAATGCGCAAGCTGGTCGATACCTTCCCGAAATCGTACACTGAGCGCGTGTTCGTGGTCCGCACCGCGATCGACATGAATGTACAGCGTGCTGCCGAGGAAGCGGTCGAGAACCAGTTGCGCCAGTTCGGCCGCGACTATCACGCCACGCAAGCCGCCACCGTGGTTGCCGATCTCGACGGCGGCGTCCGCGCGATGGTCGGCGGTCGCGACTACGGTTCGAGCCAGTTCAACCGCGCGACGGATGCCTATCGGCAGCCGGGCTCATCATTCAAGCCCTATGTCTATGCCACGGCGCTTTTGAACGGCTACAAGCCCTCTTCGATCGTGGTCGACGGCCCGGTCTGCATCGGCAACTGGTGCCCGCAGAACTATGGCCACAACTATTCCGGCTCGGTGACGCTGACGCAGGCGATCACCCGCTCGATCAACGTCGTGCCGGTGAAGCTGTCGATTGCGCTCGGCGGCAAGGTGGCGAACCCGGCCAAGGCCGGGCGCGCCAAGATTACCGAGGTGGCGCGCCGGTTCGGTCTCACAGCGCCCCTGCCGGATACGCCGTCGATGCCGATCGGCTCCGATGAGGTCACCGTGCTCGAACACGCAGTCGCATACGCGACCTTCCCCAACAAGGGCAAGGCGGCGAAACCTCACGCGGTGCTGGAAGTGCGCACCGGCTCCGGCGACCTGGTCTGGCGCTTCGACCGCGACGGCAAGAAGCCGGTGCAAGCCATTCCCGCCTCCGTCGCCGCCGACATGTCGGAAATGATGAGCCATGTCGTCAGCGAAGGCACCGCCCGCCGCGCCGCGATCGACGGCATCCCGACCGCGGGCAAGACCGGCACCACCAACGCCTATCGCGACGCCTGGTTCGTCGGTTTCACCGGCAACTTCACCTGCGCGGTCTGGTACGGTAACGACGACTACTCGCCCACCAACCGCATGACCGGCGGTTCGCTTCCCGCACAAACCTGGCGCGACATCATGGTCGTCGCACATCAGGGCGTCGAGGTGAAGGAAATCCCAGGCTTCGGCATGGGCACGAAGCTGCCACAGCCCGCCCTTTCCGCCAGCGCCGCAGCCAACGGCGCGGCACGGGTGCTGGAGACCAAGCCGGGACCGCCGCCGGTATTGACCAAGCGCGGCGCGGATATTCTGGTGCGCGTCGAGAAACTGCTCGACGAGGCCGGCAAGGCCGTGGGCAAGACCTCGTCGAACGACCAGAGGCAGCCCTCCAAGCCGGTCACGTCAGGCGCGCTGGCGTTTCCCGAGAACTATGTCGCAGCGGCTGGCGAGCAGGCGCCGCCGGAGCGGAAGAATTAA
- a CDS encoding YcgN family cysteine cluster protein: MTAPPKRPSTQEGFFWKTKTLEEMSNAEWESLCDGCARCCLEKLEDEDTGKIYFTHVSCKLLDSGLCACKDYQNRSDKVPDCVRLTPENVRTLTWLPPSCGYKLVAEGRDLYWWHPLISGDPDTVHEAGVSVRGRVQGTEDEIPDEDLEDHIVQWPAVLPNRARLKKRPKA; encoded by the coding sequence ATGACCGCGCCGCCCAAGCGACCTTCGACTCAGGAGGGATTCTTCTGGAAAACCAAGACGTTGGAAGAGATGTCCAACGCCGAGTGGGAAAGCCTGTGCGACGGCTGCGCGCGCTGCTGCCTGGAAAAGCTCGAGGACGAGGATACCGGGAAAATCTACTTTACCCATGTTTCCTGCAAGCTGCTCGATTCCGGGCTGTGCGCCTGCAAGGACTACCAGAACCGTTCCGACAAGGTTCCGGATTGCGTCCGCCTGACGCCCGAGAACGTCCGCACCCTGACTTGGCTACCGCCGAGCTGCGGCTACAAGCTGGTCGCCGAGGGACGCGATCTCTATTGGTGGCATCCGCTGATCTCGGGCGATCCCGACACCGTGCATGAAGCCGGCGTTTCGGTGCGCGGGCGGGTGCAGGGCACCGAGGATGAGATCCCCGACGAAGATCTCGAGGACCACATCGTGCAATGGCCGGCCGTGTTGCCGAATCGGGCGCGACTGAAGAAGCGGCCGAAGGCTTGA
- a CDS encoding MDR family MFS transporter — translation MNKHQRQGREPADQTTLPDDLAGELSHITTEVIDVSDAPPIAPPAPLTQDEVRTILMSLLLTMFLAALDQTIVATALPTIGRQFNDVSSLSWVITSYLLASTAVAPVFGTLSDIYGRRVMITVSLALFTVGSVLCAVAPNMTVLILARGLQGLGGGGIMPVVQTVISDVVSPRERGKYQAYFSGVWMAAGLMGPVLGGVFAEHLHWSMIFWINVPLAVGALFLLLPKMGKIPVFHRRRKVDWLGGVLLMASAVVVMLVLTWGGNRYAWLSPAIMAMIGASVALALAFVWHARNADEPFLPLSLLGGSVVPYAMVAGACALGAITGLTVHLPLYYEVVYHLTASEAGLALIPLAAISTCGAAIAGRTMARAKHYKRVAVAGTSAAAIFGAVLTVTTLPLWGLLIVLSLFALGLGTTFPVSVVSLQNSVARPQIGTVTGAMNFFRALMSSFTVAAFSAILLMALGAGISFGEHRGPANAIPVADMITAFRYVFGAAAALLACAALCIIAMEERPLAGPSTPAEMAE, via the coding sequence ATGAACAAGCACCAGCGGCAGGGCCGTGAGCCTGCCGACCAGACCACGTTGCCAGACGATCTCGCCGGCGAGCTCTCGCACATCACGACCGAGGTCATCGATGTCAGCGACGCGCCGCCGATCGCGCCGCCGGCGCCGCTGACGCAGGACGAGGTCCGAACCATCCTGATGAGCCTGTTGCTGACGATGTTCCTGGCCGCGCTCGACCAGACCATCGTTGCCACGGCGCTGCCGACCATCGGCCGGCAATTCAACGACGTTAGCAGTCTCTCCTGGGTGATCACTTCGTATCTGCTGGCATCGACCGCGGTCGCACCGGTGTTCGGGACGCTGAGCGATATCTATGGCCGCCGTGTCATGATCACGGTTTCGCTTGCCCTGTTCACGGTTGGCTCGGTCCTGTGCGCCGTGGCGCCGAACATGACAGTACTGATTCTCGCCCGCGGCCTGCAGGGGCTGGGCGGCGGCGGCATCATGCCGGTGGTGCAGACCGTGATTTCGGACGTGGTCTCACCGCGCGAGCGTGGCAAGTACCAGGCCTATTTCAGCGGCGTCTGGATGGCGGCGGGCTTGATGGGTCCCGTGCTCGGCGGTGTGTTTGCCGAACATCTGCACTGGTCGATGATCTTCTGGATCAACGTACCGCTCGCCGTCGGCGCGCTGTTTCTGCTGCTGCCGAAGATGGGCAAGATCCCCGTGTTCCATCGCCGGCGCAAGGTCGACTGGCTCGGCGGCGTGCTGCTGATGGCGTCTGCCGTGGTCGTCATGTTGGTGCTCACCTGGGGCGGCAACCGTTATGCATGGCTGTCGCCGGCGATAATGGCGATGATCGGCGCATCGGTGGCGCTGGCGCTCGCCTTTGTCTGGCACGCGCGCAATGCCGACGAGCCGTTCCTGCCGTTGTCGCTCCTCGGTGGGAGCGTGGTGCCGTACGCCATGGTGGCGGGTGCCTGCGCGCTCGGCGCCATCACCGGGCTGACCGTGCATCTGCCGCTATATTACGAGGTCGTCTATCATCTGACCGCGAGCGAAGCGGGGCTGGCACTGATTCCGCTTGCCGCGATCTCCACCTGTGGCGCGGCGATCGCGGGCCGGACCATGGCGCGCGCCAAGCACTACAAGCGCGTCGCCGTCGCTGGAACGTCGGCGGCGGCGATCTTCGGCGCGGTTTTGACCGTGACGACGCTGCCGCTGTGGGGCTTGCTGATCGTCCTGTCGCTGTTCGCGCTCGGCCTCGGCACGACATTTCCGGTCAGCGTGGTCTCGCTGCAGAACTCGGTAGCGCGCCCGCAGATCGGCACCGTCACGGGCGCGATGAATTTCTTCCGCGCGCTGATGTCGTCGTTCACGGTCGCCGCCTTCAGCGCGATCCTCTTGATGGCGCTCGGCGCAGGCATCTCGTTCGGCGAACACCGCGGACCAGCGAACGCGATCCCGGTCGCCGACATGATCACGGCGTTCCGCTATGTGTTCGGCGCCGCCGCCGCGCTGTTGGCCTGCGCCGCGCTCTGCATCATCGCGATGGAGGAGCGGCCGCTGGCCGGCCCCTCGACCCCGGCGGAGATGGCGGAGTAG
- a CDS encoding adenylate/guanylate cyclase domain-containing protein: MTATILVVDDEPDLEALVLQKFRRQVREGLVSFIFARDGLEALQSLERHPHVDLVVTDINMPRMDGLSLLARLQESEDKKSTIVVSAYGDMSNIRTAMNRGAFDFLTKPIDFADLEATIDKTLRHIEMLREARRRQAEAERAHASLSRYFSPELAKRLAASVGDSTEVTWREIAVIFTDITGFTSLVETAAPELLGELLNEYVAGMTDVVFAHEGTVAKVIGDAIEVLFNAPSDQPDYATRAVACARELDAWGEAFRERWKARGVNFGATRIGVHSGPALVGNFGGGRFFDYTAYGDTINTAARLEAANKFLGTRICVSATIATAVENFRGRPVGDLVLRGRSEPLRAYEPLSAASFAAPATSQYGEAFAKLEAGDGNAMPAFAALVGSHAEDPLVNFHLKRLLNGAKGVRMQLE, from the coding sequence ATGACCGCAACCATCCTCGTGGTCGATGATGAGCCGGATTTGGAGGCACTGGTCCTTCAGAAATTCCGGCGGCAGGTTCGCGAGGGTTTGGTCAGCTTCATATTTGCGCGTGACGGGCTCGAGGCGTTGCAGTCGCTCGAACGGCACCCACACGTCGACCTGGTGGTCACCGACATCAACATGCCACGAATGGACGGCCTGTCGCTACTCGCCAGGCTGCAGGAATCGGAGGACAAGAAATCGACCATTGTCGTGTCGGCTTACGGCGACATGAGCAACATCCGTACCGCGATGAACCGGGGCGCATTCGACTTCCTGACCAAGCCGATCGATTTCGCCGATCTCGAAGCGACGATCGACAAGACCCTGCGGCACATCGAAATGCTGCGCGAGGCACGTCGCCGTCAGGCGGAAGCCGAGCGCGCCCATGCCTCGCTCTCCCGCTATTTCTCGCCTGAGCTTGCCAAGCGGCTTGCGGCCAGCGTCGGCGACAGCACGGAGGTGACCTGGCGCGAGATTGCGGTCATCTTCACCGATATTACCGGCTTCACCTCGCTGGTGGAGACTGCCGCGCCCGAACTCCTGGGGGAACTGCTCAACGAATATGTGGCTGGAATGACTGATGTCGTCTTCGCGCATGAGGGGACTGTGGCGAAGGTGATCGGCGATGCGATCGAGGTACTGTTCAATGCGCCCAGCGACCAGCCCGACTATGCGACGCGCGCGGTCGCCTGCGCGCGGGAGCTCGATGCGTGGGGGGAGGCGTTTCGCGAACGGTGGAAGGCGAGAGGCGTGAATTTCGGCGCCACCCGCATCGGCGTTCACTCAGGTCCCGCGCTGGTCGGCAATTTCGGGGGTGGCCGCTTCTTTGACTACACGGCTTACGGCGACACCATCAACACGGCGGCGAGGCTTGAAGCGGCGAACAAGTTTCTCGGCACCCGGATCTGCGTCAGCGCGACAATTGCAACCGCGGTGGAGAATTTCAGGGGCCGACCGGTCGGTGATCTCGTGCTGCGCGGGCGCAGCGAACCATTGCGTGCCTACGAGCCCTTATCGGCAGCGAGTTTCGCCGCGCCGGCGACATCGCAGTATGGCGAAGCTTTCGCCAAGCTTGAGGCCGGAGATGGCAATGCAATGCCGGCCTTTGCCGCACTCGTCGGCTCGCACGCCGAGGATCCTCTGGTCAACTTTCACCTAAAGCGGCTGCTCAACGGCGCCAAGGGTGTCCGTATGCAGCTTGAATAG
- a CDS encoding response regulator, protein MSVLVLVVDDEPDVEALFRQQFRRDLRAQRFVLDFASSAPDALARINSTIEHSLILILSDINMPGMTGLEMLPKVKEMRPEVPVIMITAYGDVDTRRKALENGATDLLTKPIDFVTLRQKIDARLEQAA, encoded by the coding sequence GTGAGTGTTCTGGTTCTGGTCGTCGATGACGAGCCCGACGTGGAAGCGTTGTTTCGCCAGCAATTCCGCCGCGATCTGCGTGCACAGCGATTCGTGCTAGACTTCGCCAGTTCCGCGCCGGATGCTTTGGCGCGCATTAACTCGACTATCGAGCATTCGCTGATCCTGATCTTGTCCGACATCAACATGCCAGGCATGACCGGGCTGGAAATGCTGCCGAAGGTCAAGGAAATGCGGCCCGAGGTGCCGGTCATCATGATCACGGCCTATGGCGATGTCGATACCAGGCGCAAGGCGCTCGAGAACGGCGCAACCGACCTTCTGACCAAACCGATCGACTTCGTGACGCTGCGTCAGAAGATCGATGCCAGGCTCGAGCAAGCCGCATGA
- a CDS encoding GAF domain-containing protein: MATLPEDISVDLKVVIDELESAIADVEARLESTRAERDEAKARRVELEIENANLRRELGSARERQTATAEILKVIASSPADVQPVFEAIASSVKTLLGAFSTTVLRFIGDELHLAAYTPTDPEADEALQSSFPRALAEFPTFALVRNGETIQFPDIEADDVPPANKELGRLRGFRSVLFAPLMNQGTPVGIISVTRAEPGAFAPHHVQLLQTFADQAVIAIENTRLFHETKEALERQTATADILKVIASSPSDVQPVFDAIAGSAKRLIGGFSAAVFRYIEGKIHLAAFTPTDAAGDAVLQASFPAPLDEFPPYHLTREGTPADLPDTDLEPAARDIARARGYRSMLFAPLMNDGTAIGIITVTRVAPGSFGEQHTRLLQMFADQAVIAIKNVGLFNEVRRRTDDLSEALQQQTATAEVLKVIASSPTEVGPALQAIVESACKFCDAYDANVLLKIGNELHFSAHHGPIPTGQRSRPVNRDWVTGRSVVDRVPVQVADFQPPEAAEFPEGQRQSREQGHRCTLSVPLLREGEAIGAIVLRRLEPVAFSDKQISLLQTFADQAVIAIGNVRLFEEVQARTRDLSEALTYQTGSANILKVIASSPTDLDPVLQSIVESACELCAASDAVVLLREGDDLRFRAHYGPIEINVEKWPIGRDWAAGRAFMDQTTVHVTDVFSEHATDFASSRELSRYTGGEGIRTVLSVPLLREGESLGVLTLRRQEINPFSDKQIALLQTFADQAVIAIGNVRLFEQVQQRTRELSQSLDDLRMAQNRLVQTEKLASLGQLTAGIAHEIKNPLNFVNNFAALSAELTEELNEVLKPTAFAGKVRAEVDELTGLLRDNLEKVVQHGKRADSIVKNMLLHSREGGGEHRLSDINALVDESLNLAYHGARAEKPGFNVTLERDFDPAAGQIDLFPQEITRVFLNLVSNGFYAVTKRRNESGEPGFEPTLQASTKDLGDAVEIRIRDNGTGIPPEAKEKMFSPFFTTKPAGEGTGLGLSMSHDIIVKQHGGTIDVDTQLGLFTEFRIVLPRTSSFADKSRGSP; the protein is encoded by the coding sequence ATGGCGACCCTTCCCGAGGATATATCGGTCGATCTGAAGGTCGTGATCGATGAACTGGAATCGGCCATCGCCGATGTGGAGGCGCGCCTCGAATCCACCCGCGCCGAACGCGACGAGGCAAAGGCGCGGCGGGTCGAGCTCGAAATCGAGAATGCGAATCTGCGACGCGAGTTGGGTTCGGCCCGGGAGCGGCAGACTGCGACCGCTGAAATCCTGAAGGTCATCGCCAGTTCGCCCGCTGACGTACAGCCCGTATTCGAGGCGATCGCGTCCAGCGTCAAGACACTGCTCGGCGCATTCTCGACCACCGTGCTGCGCTTCATCGGCGACGAACTGCATCTTGCGGCCTACACGCCGACGGATCCCGAAGCCGACGAAGCGCTGCAGTCGTCATTCCCGCGGGCTCTGGCCGAATTCCCCACATTTGCGCTGGTCCGCAACGGGGAAACGATCCAGTTCCCGGACATCGAGGCCGATGACGTGCCTCCCGCAAACAAGGAGTTGGGCAGGCTGCGCGGCTTTCGCAGCGTGCTGTTCGCCCCGCTGATGAACCAGGGCACGCCGGTTGGCATCATCAGCGTTACCCGCGCCGAGCCCGGCGCCTTCGCGCCGCATCATGTCCAGTTGCTGCAGACCTTTGCCGATCAGGCCGTGATCGCGATCGAGAACACGCGGCTGTTCCACGAGACGAAGGAAGCGCTGGAACGGCAGACGGCCACCGCCGACATCCTGAAAGTCATCGCCTCCTCGCCCTCCGACGTACAGCCGGTGTTCGATGCGATAGCCGGCAGTGCCAAACGCCTGATCGGCGGCTTCTCGGCCGCTGTGTTCCGCTACATCGAGGGCAAGATCCACCTGGCTGCCTTTACGCCGACCGACGCGGCCGGCGACGCCGTCCTGCAAGCCTCCTTCCCGGCTCCGCTCGACGAATTTCCGCCTTACCACCTGACGCGCGAAGGCACACCGGCCGACTTGCCCGATACCGATCTCGAGCCAGCGGCGCGGGACATTGCGCGGGCGCGCGGCTATCGCAGCATGCTTTTCGCGCCGCTTATGAATGACGGCACGGCGATCGGCATCATCACCGTCACCCGCGTCGCGCCCGGCTCGTTCGGCGAGCAACATACCCGCTTGCTGCAGATGTTCGCCGATCAGGCGGTAATCGCGATCAAGAATGTCGGGCTGTTCAACGAGGTGCGGCGGCGGACCGATGACCTGAGCGAGGCGCTGCAGCAACAGACCGCCACAGCGGAGGTGCTCAAGGTGATCGCCTCGTCGCCAACCGAGGTCGGACCGGCGCTGCAGGCGATTGTTGAGAGCGCTTGCAAGTTCTGCGATGCGTACGATGCCAATGTCCTGCTGAAGATCGGTAACGAGCTGCACTTCAGTGCGCATCACGGACCCATTCCGACGGGCCAGCGGTCCCGCCCGGTCAATAGGGATTGGGTCACGGGTCGCTCGGTCGTCGACCGTGTACCGGTGCAGGTGGCCGATTTCCAGCCTCCGGAGGCAGCCGAATTTCCCGAAGGACAGCGGCAGTCGCGCGAACAGGGTCACCGCTGCACCCTGAGTGTACCGTTGTTGCGCGAGGGAGAAGCAATCGGCGCGATCGTGCTTCGCCGTCTGGAACCCGTCGCCTTCAGCGACAAGCAGATCAGCCTGTTGCAGACCTTTGCCGATCAGGCCGTGATCGCCATTGGCAATGTGCGACTCTTCGAAGAGGTGCAGGCCAGGACGCGCGACTTGTCAGAAGCTCTCACCTACCAGACCGGCAGCGCCAACATTTTGAAGGTGATCGCCTCCTCGCCGACGGACCTCGATCCGGTGTTGCAGTCTATCGTCGAAAGCGCCTGCGAGCTGTGCGCGGCCAGCGATGCCGTCGTGCTGCTCAGGGAGGGCGACGATCTGCGCTTCAGGGCGCATTACGGCCCGATCGAGATCAATGTCGAGAAATGGCCAATCGGCCGCGACTGGGCAGCCGGCCGGGCTTTCATGGATCAGACCACTGTCCACGTGACCGACGTTTTCTCGGAACATGCGACCGACTTCGCCAGCAGCCGGGAGCTATCGCGCTACACCGGCGGCGAGGGCATTCGCACCGTCCTGAGCGTCCCCCTGCTGCGCGAGGGCGAGAGCCTGGGAGTGCTGACGCTTCGCCGCCAGGAGATAAATCCGTTCAGCGACAAGCAAATCGCCCTGCTGCAGACCTTTGCCGATCAGGCGGTGATCGCCATCGGCAATGTCCGCCTGTTCGAGCAGGTGCAACAACGCACACGCGAACTTTCGCAATCCCTTGACGACCTCCGAATGGCGCAGAACCGCCTGGTGCAGACCGAAAAACTCGCTTCGCTCGGCCAACTCACCGCAGGTATCGCCCATGAGATCAAAAACCCTCTCAACTTCGTCAACAATTTCGCTGCGCTTTCGGCTGAATTGACCGAGGAGTTGAACGAGGTGCTCAAGCCCACGGCGTTCGCCGGGAAGGTCCGTGCAGAAGTCGACGAACTGACCGGGCTGTTGAGGGACAACCTGGAGAAAGTCGTGCAGCACGGCAAGCGCGCCGATTCCATCGTCAAGAACATGCTCTTGCATTCGCGCGAAGGTGGCGGCGAGCACCGGCTGTCCGACATCAACGCACTGGTGGATGAGAGCCTCAACCTCGCCTATCACGGCGCCCGCGCCGAGAAGCCGGGCTTCAACGTCACACTGGAACGCGATTTCGATCCGGCCGCCGGTCAGATCGACCTGTTCCCGCAGGAGATCACGCGCGTCTTCCTCAATCTGGTCTCGAACGGATTCTATGCCGTGACCAAGCGCCGAAACGAAAGCGGCGAGCCCGGCTTCGAGCCGACGCTGCAGGCCAGCACCAAGGACCTCGGCGATGCCGTCGAAATCCGCATTCGCGACAACGGCACCGGCATTCCGCCCGAGGCAAAGGAGAAGATGTTCAGCCCCTTCTTCACCACCAAGCCGGCCGGCGAAGGGACCGGGTTGGGCCTGTCGATGAGCCACGACATCATCGTGAAACAACATGGCGGCACAATTGACGTGGATACTCAGCTCGGCCTGTTCACCGAATTCCGCATCGTGTTGCCGCGAACAAGCAGTTTTGCAGACAAGTCCAGAGGATCGCCGTGA
- a CDS encoding thiamine pyrophosphate-requiring protein encodes MKLGTAIAEIMKREGIEILCGYPVNHLIEYAASADIRPVMVRQERIGVHMADAISRVTSGRSIGAFCMQHGPGAENAMGGVAQCYGESVPVLVLPMGYARRLANIDPNFNSSQAMKAFSKSSEPINIAAEVCNIFRRAFTKLKNGRGGPVIVEIPADMWNEEVPEPLNYTPVLRTRYGADPVHIREAAALLVAAKRPVIYAGQGVHYAKAWPQLRRLAEHLAIPVTTSLGGKSSFPETHPLSLGSGGLAVPRAVPKFLGEADVIFGIGCSFTETSFGIAMPKGKTIIHSTLDPSHLNKDVEAKVGLVGDAALVLDALLEEIGKTVTSDRDATAVAAEIAASHKEWLAKWMPKLTHNEAPLSPYRVLWDLQHTVDINNTIITHDAGSPRDQLSPFWKSVEPLSYIGWGKTTQLGYGLGLAMGAKLAKPDKLCINVWGDAAIGFTGMDFETAVRERIPIMSILLNNFSMAIELKVMPISTEKYRSTDISGDYAAMARAFGGYGERVTKPEDIIPAIKRGIQKTQEGVPVLLEFITSKETEVSRPGT; translated from the coding sequence ATGAAGCTCGGCACCGCCATTGCGGAAATCATGAAGCGCGAGGGAATCGAAATCCTCTGCGGCTATCCGGTCAATCATCTCATCGAATATGCCGCAAGTGCCGACATCCGCCCGGTAATGGTGCGCCAGGAACGCATCGGCGTTCACATGGCGGATGCGATCTCGCGCGTCACCTCGGGCCGTTCGATCGGCGCGTTCTGTATGCAGCACGGGCCCGGCGCCGAGAACGCGATGGGCGGCGTGGCGCAATGTTACGGAGAATCGGTGCCGGTGCTGGTGCTGCCGATGGGCTATGCGCGCCGGCTCGCCAACATCGACCCGAACTTCAACTCCAGCCAGGCGATGAAGGCGTTCTCGAAATCGTCCGAGCCGATCAACATCGCGGCGGAAGTCTGCAACATTTTCAGGAGAGCGTTCACCAAATTGAAGAATGGCCGCGGCGGGCCCGTGATCGTCGAAATTCCCGCCGACATGTGGAACGAGGAAGTGCCGGAGCCCTTGAACTACACACCGGTGCTGCGCACCCGCTACGGTGCGGATCCCGTGCATATAAGGGAAGCGGCGGCCCTCCTCGTCGCAGCGAAGCGGCCGGTGATCTATGCCGGCCAGGGCGTGCATTACGCCAAGGCCTGGCCGCAGCTCAGACGGCTGGCCGAGCACCTCGCGATTCCCGTCACGACCAGCCTTGGCGGCAAGTCGTCGTTTCCCGAGACGCATCCTCTATCGCTGGGTTCGGGCGGCCTTGCCGTGCCGCGCGCGGTGCCGAAATTTTTGGGCGAAGCCGACGTGATCTTCGGAATCGGCTGCTCATTCACCGAGACGTCATTCGGCATCGCGATGCCGAAAGGCAAGACCATCATTCATTCGACGCTCGACCCCAGCCATCTCAACAAGGACGTCGAGGCCAAGGTCGGTCTGGTTGGCGACGCCGCCCTGGTCCTCGATGCCTTGCTGGAAGAGATCGGCAAGACCGTCACCTCGGACCGCGACGCGACGGCGGTCGCCGCCGAGATCGCTGCCTCCCACAAGGAGTGGCTGGCGAAATGGATGCCGAAGCTGACGCATAACGAGGCGCCGCTGAGCCCCTATCGCGTATTGTGGGACCTGCAGCACACCGTCGACATCAACAACACCATCATCACCCACGACGCCGGCAGCCCGCGCGACCAGCTCTCGCCGTTCTGGAAGTCGGTCGAGCCGCTGTCCTATATAGGCTGGGGCAAGACCACGCAGCTCGGCTACGGGCTCGGCCTTGCGATGGGCGCCAAGTTGGCAAAGCCCGACAAGCTCTGCATCAACGTCTGGGGCGATGCCGCGATCGGCTTCACCGGCATGGATTTTGAAACCGCGGTGCGCGAGCGCATCCCGATCATGTCGATCCTGTTGAACAATTTTTCCATGGCGATCGAACTGAAGGTGATGCCGATCTCAACGGAGAAATACCGTTCTACCGACATTTCCGGCGACTACGCCGCGATGGCGCGCGCATTTGGCGGTTATGGCGAGCGGGTGACGAAACCGGAAGACATCATCCCCGCCATCAAGCGCGGCATCCAGAAGACCCAGGAAGGCGTGCCGGTGCTGTTGGAATTCATCACCAGCAAGGAGACCGAGGTTTCGAGGCCGGGGACCTGA